gtatatataaatatcGTGCCTACATTTCTCCACATTCGACTATCGCAACGTTTGACTTGGGTCGTGAATTTGCTCCAACAGGAGTagattcaatttctttaacaaTGTCGTAGCCCTCAATTACTTCGCCAAAGACGACATGTTTGCCGTCCAAAAAATCGCAAGGAACGGTAGTAATAAAGAATTGGCATCCATTTGAGTCTTTCCCAGCATTAGCCATACTCAGTAAACCAGGGCGATCATGTTTGAGAGTAAAATTTTCGTCAGGAAATGTACGTGAATTGAAAATGGTCGCGCTGCCAGTACCATCTCCCTAATCATCAGTTAATATAGTCTAAAGGaataattgtaaaaaacCGGCTATGACACGGTCTTTTTTCTAACACATACACTCACAAAATCACCTCCTTGTATCATAAAACCTTGAATAATCCTATGAAAAGTACTATTTTTGTAAccttttgattttaataattagtAGTCTGAATCTGATGGCCGAAAGTGCTTACCGATCGGTTTTTGATTAACTCCAAGCGTTTCTCCTGTACAAAATTGTCTAACtattagaaataaaaatcttgAAAACCAACAATCAATTGTTTGATTACCTGAAGTTTTCAGCAGTCCTAAATTCAATGTCAGCACTTTATTTCACaataaatcaataattATTCAAGTTAAAAATTGGCTTTAGATTATTAATTACATACTTCGGGACTATACTGGAAAACAACCGGATCTTGATCCTTCCTAATAATCTCCCATCAATAGCAATCTATTGTCCAAAATTAGTATTTTCGAGAGTTTAGTAAATACGACGTCCATACATCCATAAAAACAACA
This region of Schizosaccharomyces pombe strain 972h- genome assembly, chromosome: II genomic DNA includes:
- the cyp3 gene encoding cyclophilin family peptidyl-prolyl cis-trans isomerase Cyp3; translated protein: MSTEPVVFMDIAIDGRLLGRIKIRLFSSIVPKTAENFRQFCTGETLGVNQKPIGYKNSTFHRIIQGFMIQGGDFVSGDGTGSATIFNSRTFPDENFTLKHDRPGLLSMANAGKDSNGCQFFITTVPCDFLDGKHVVFGEVIEGYDIVKEIESTPVGANSRPKSNVAIVECGEM